The sequence below is a genomic window from Ciceribacter thiooxidans.
CACTCACCACGCTGCGAGAGGGGATGAGCCGCGGGCCACGGGTCGATCTCCCCCCTTGAGGGGGAGATGCCCGCAGGGCAGAGGGGGGTGTCACTGCGAACGCCGAGAGTGGGGTTCACCCCCCTCTGTCACTTCGTGACATCTCCCCCTCAAGGGGGGAGATCGGGCAGCTACCGTCGAACGTCGCCCTCTCCTACCGGTAGGCCTTCAGATAATGCCGCTCGAAGGCGCGTTTCAGCCAGTGGAAGACCTTGAGCCGTGGGGTGACGAAGCCGCGGGTCTTGCTGCGATAGACGAGGATGCCGCTGTCGAGCGTGTCGACGATGCAGATGAGCTCCGGCTTGAAGTCGGTCTGCGGCGAACGCCCCTTCAGGACCGCGGCGATGTTGGCGGCGGCGGCCTTCGCCTGCAGGTCGGCCTGGTGTGCCTGCTTCGGCATCCAGTCCGGCCCCTTGAAGCTGCCGCTGTCGCCGACCACCCAGACGCCCGGCCGACCCGGCACGCGGCATTTCTCGTCGGCCTCGATCATGCCGCCCGGCGAGAGCGGCAGGTCGGTCTCGGAAAGCCAGGCGGGACCGGTGAGCCCCGGCATGAAGAGGATGAGGTCGGCGGCAAACTCGCCGCCCTCGGTCACCACCTTGTCGGCCTCGAGGCGCACCATCTTGTGACCGAGCCGGGTCTCGATGCCGCGGCGGGCCATCTCGGCGAGCAGCCCGTCGACCGCCTTGTCGCCGAGGCGTTGTCCAGGCCGCGCCGCCGGGCTGAAGAAGACGAGCTTGAAGCGGTCGCGCCGGCCCTGACGGCGCAGCAGCGTATCGATGATGAAGAGGAACTCGAACATCGGCCCGCCGCGCACCGCGGACTGTTCGTTGGGATTGGCGGCGAAACCGACGGCGACCGTGCCGCCGGCCATCCCTTCCAGCCGGCGAGCGATCTCCTCACCGACGGCGATGCCTTCGCAGGGGACGAGCGCGTGCTCGATGCCGGGAAGCTTACGGATGAAGCGGCCGCCGGTCGCGATCACCAGTTGGTCGTTGGAAAACTCGCCGGCATCGGTCAGCACCGTGCGGCCGCCCCCGGCAAGGCCGGTGACCGACGCCTTCACGTGGCGCACCCGGTGGCGGACGAAGAAGTTGCCGAGCGGGATCCTGAGCGCGCTGCCCTTGCGCAGACCGGCCGGTAGCCAGATCGAGCTCGGCAGGTAGTGCAGCTCGTCCCGCGGCGAGATCACCGTGATCTCGTCTTCGACGCCCTGGCGGCGCAGTTCGCGGATGGTGGTGAGCGCCCCGAAACCGGAGCCGAGAACGGTGATATTGGCCACAGCAATCTCCAGAGAAAAACGTTTCTTCATATATATGAAGATTTACTATTCCTGGAAAGAGGCGCTTCGCCACAGGGGGCCGGCGCGGTGGTGGCGGCTGGCATGATGCGCCCCTCACGATTGCCCCTCACCCTGACCCTCTCCCCGTCAAAACGGGGAGAGGGGACGGCCGAAGCGGTGCCGCTTGTCCCTTCTCCCCGCAAGCGGGGAGAAGTGCCGGCAGGCGGCTGAGAGGCCCTGGAAGTCAGGATGGTCGCTTCTCCCTCTGTGTCGGCTGCGCCGACATCTCCCCCTCAAGGGGGAGAGCGAGCGCACCATACATCGCCGCCCGTCATGCCCATCCTCGGGTTAAACCTGAGGATGATCCGGCATCCAGTCGGCGAGCCGAGAGAACGCATTTCGACGTATCTCCGCGCGATGGACATCGCGCGGCTGGATGCCGGGTCGAGCCCGGCATGACGGACGATGTCACGAGCGCCGAAATCGGAGGACACCCCCCTCTGCCCTGCCGGGCATCTCCCCCTCAAGGGGGGAGATCGGACCGTGGCTGGTGAAAATCGACTATTCAGCCGACGCGGGTGGTGCGCGCCCAGTCCATGTAGAGTTCGAGCGCCTTGCGGGCGACCGGCCCTTCCTGCAGTTCGCGGTCGTCGAGGCGATTGACCGGGGCGACCTTGGAATAGTTGCCGGTGGTGAAGATCTCGTCGGCGCCCATGAAATCCTCGACCGAGAGGGTCGCCTCGCGCACGTCATGGCCCGCCTCGCGCAGGAGGCCGATGACCCGCGCGCGGGTGATGCCGGCGAGGAAGGTGCGGTTGGCGGCCGGGGTGAAGACGATGCCGTCCTTCACCATGAAGACGTTCGAGGAGGCGGTCTCGGCGACATTGCCGTTCATGTCGCGCACCAGCGCGTTGTCGAAGCCGCGGGCGCGCGCCTCGACGATCATGCGGCCGGAATTCGGGTAGAGGCTGCCGGTCTTGGCGCCGGTCATCGCGCATTCCGGCGTCGGCCGGCGATAGGGCGAGAGCGTCAGCGAATGCGGCTTGGCGGTGTGCATCGGCGCCTCGAAGAGGCAGAGCGCAAAGCGCGTCGAAGCAGCATCGGGGGCGACGACCGAGCCCGCCTGGCCGTGCTCGGCCCAGTACATCGGCTTGATGTAGATCGCCGTCTTGCCGTCGAACTTCTTCACCCCTTCGAGCGCCAGCCGCTCGATCTCTTCCGCCGCAACCGTCGCGGCCATGCCCATGGCGACCGCCGAGCGGTTGACGCGCCGGCAGTGGAGATCGAGGTCCGGAGCGATGCCGTCGAACCAGCGCGCGCCGTCGAACACCGTCGAACCGAGCCACATCGCGTGCGACACCGGCCCGATCAGCGGCGGGTTGCCGGCGATCCATTCACCGTCGACGAAGGTCCATGTGGGCGTGCGGGCGGAAGTATCGACAGCCATCGGCTTCTCCTCGTTTCATCTCTGTGGCTCGTTCCGCTTTAGCCGGAAAAAGCAGAATTGGGGTGAATGGGTACATCAATAATACTCATGCCACCACCCGCCCCTCTTGCGATAGGTTGCGCGCCAAAGTTCGCAGGAGACGACCAATGAGAGCCATGTATTACGAAGCCTTCGAGAAGACGCCGGAGATCCGGGTGCTTCCCGACCCGACCCCGACGGAGAACGGCGTCGTCATCAAGGTGGAGGCGTCCGGGCTCTGCCGCAGCGACTGGCACGGCTGGATGGGCCACGATCCCGACATCCGCCTGCCGCACGTGCCGGGCCACGAGCTCGCCGGCGTGATCGCCGCGACCGGGCGGGCCGTGATGCGCTACAAGGTCGGCGACCGGGTGACGGTGCCCTTCGTCTCCGGCTGCGGCCGCTGCGGCGAGTGCCGCTCCGGCAACCAGCAGGTCTGCGAGGCGCAGTTCCAGCCGGGCTTCACCCACTGGGGCTCGTTCGCCGAATACGTGGCGATCGACTACGCCGACCAGAACCTCGTCCACCTGCCGGAAGAGATGGATTTCGCCACCGCCGCCAGCCTCGGCTGCCGCTTTGCCACCTCCTTCCGCGCGGTCGCCGACCAGGCGCGGGTAAAGGGCGGCGAATGGGTGGCGGTGCACGGCTGCGGCGGCGTCGGGCTCTCGGCGATCATGATCGCCGCAGCGCTGGGCGCCAATCCGATCGCGATCGACATCTCGGAAGAGAAGCTCGCCTTCGCCCGCAAGCTCGGGGCGGTCGCCGCGATCAACGCGCGCGAGACCGACGATGTCGCCGGCGCGGTGCGCGAGATCACGCAAGGCGGCGCGCATGCCTCGATCGATGCGCTCGGCTCGCCCGTCACCTGCTTCAACTCGATCAAGAACCTGCGCCGCCGCGGCCGCCACGTGCAGGTCGGGCTAATGCTCGGCGATCATGCGACGCCCGAGATCCCGATGGCGCAGGTGATCGGCCACGAACTCGAAATCTACGGCAGCCACGGCATGCAGGCCTGGCGCTACGACGCGATGCTTTCGATGATGGCCGCCGGCAAGCTCGATCCCAGGCAGTTGATCGGCCGCGAGATTTCGCTGGAAGAGGCCGTACCCGCACTCGTCGCGATGGACCGGACGACCGACCTCGGCATCAGCGTGATCACGCGGTTCTGAGGGGGGCAGAGGGAATACGCCGTAAGCGCCGGGTCCGGAGGCTCACCCCCCTCTGTCACTTCGTGACATCTCCCCCTCAAGGGGGGAGATCGGTGCCTCACGACCGGCACCCCTTCTCGAACCTCATGCAGGAGTTCAGACGATGAGCCGAAAACCGAGATCCTCGACCGAAGCTCCCCCGAAATGGACGTCGCCCGGCCGGTCCAACCGCGACGTGACTCGAGGGCGGGCATAGCGGCTGAAAGGGACGCACCGATCTCCCCCCTTGAGGGGGAGATGTCGGCGGAGCCGACAGAGGGGGGTGTCGCCACACTGAAAGCAATCTATGATTGAGTATTGCCTCAACGCTCAGATGGAGTGCTCAAGGTGCCGCATTTCGACGTCCCCTCCTCCAACCGGCGAAATGCCCGGCGGATGCGGCGGCAGATGACCGACACGGAACTGCGTTTCTGGAACGCCGTCAGGGCACATCGGCTGGACGGGCTCGGCTTCCGGCGGCAGCTGCCGATCGCCGGCTATATCGCCGATTTCGCCTGTCCAGCCCTCCGCCTCGTCGTCGAGATCGACGGAGCCGGGCACACCGAGGACCGGATGATCCGCAAGGATGCCGAACGCGATCGTCGGCTGCGCGAACTCGACTGGAGCGTGCTGCGGCTCTCCAACGAGGATGTCGAACGTCGTCTCGACGAGGTTTGCACCCATATCCTGCGGATCGCCGCAGGCCGCCGAAACACGTCACTTCACGACACACCCCCCTCTGTCACTTCGTGACATCTCCCCCTCAAGGGGGGAGATCGATCCCTCGCGGCTGGCCTCCCTCTGTAAGCAGAATATAGTCCGTTGTGATAGAACCATCGCAGCGGCTCCTTTGCAGCGGCGGCTGTGTCGATCTCCCCCTTGAGGGGGAGATGTCGCGAAGCGACAGAGGGAAGTGCGAGATGGAGACCGCGCCTCCTCCACAAGACGCCCACCAAAAAACGAAGACACCGGCCTTCCCGAGACGGGAAGACCGGTGCTGCGGCTTCTCCCCCGAAGGGGAGTGCGGCGAAGCGGGGCGCCCCTCGGCCCCGCCCCGAAGGGCGTCAGGTCGTCTGCATGGCGCCCGGACCGGGTATTGCGGCCGGCGGGCACTTGCCGAGGATGATCATGCCGAGCACCTCGTCCTTGGTGACGTCGGCGGTGCGGGCTTCCCCAACCACCCTGCCGTTCTTCATGACGAAGACGCGGTCGGCGAGATCGAAGACGTCGTGGATGTCGTGGCTGATCAAGAAGATGCCGAGGCCCTCCCGCTTCAGCTGCTGGATGAGCTCGCCGACCTGGGCGGTCTCCTGCGGTCCGAGGGCGGCCGTCGGCTCGTCCATGATCAGGATGCGGGCGTCGAAAAGGATCGCGCGCGCGATCGCCACCGACTGCCGCTGGCCACCCGAAAGCGCCTTCACCGGTTCCTTGAAGCGGCGGAAGTTGGGGTTGAGCCTCCCCATCACCTCGCGGGCCTTCGCCTCCATCGCCACGTCGTCGAGCGTGCCCCAGGCGGTGCGAAGTTCGCGGCCGAGATAGAGGTTGGCGGCGGCGTCGACATTGTCGGCGACGGCGAGCGTCTGGTAGATCGTCTCGATGCCGTATTTCTTGGCATCGCGCGGGTTGTTGATGTCGGCCGGTTCGCCGTCGATCAGGATCTCGCCGTCATCGCGCCGGTAGGCGCCGGAGAGGATCTTGATGAGCGTCGACTTGCCGGCGCCGTTATGGCCGAGCAGTGCCACGACCTCGCCGGGATAGAGATCGACCGAGGCGTTCTCGACCGCGTGAATGCCGCCGAACGAGATGGAAACATTCTTCATTTCCACCAGCGGAGTGCGTTGTTCCGACATGAGCGTACTCCTTCTTACTTGGCGCGGGCGCGATAGACGGTGTCGAGCCAGACGGCGACGACGAGGACCACACCGACGACGATGCGCTGGAACGGACTGTCGATGCCGAGGAGCACCATGCCGGATTGCAGCGACTGCATGACCAGGGCGCCGATCATGGCGCCGGCGATCGTGCCGACGCCGCCGGCGAGCGAGGTGCCGCCGATGACGGCCGCGGCGATGGTATAGAGCTCGTCGAGCTCCCCTTGCGCATTGGTCGCGGCATTGAGGCGGGCCGTCGAGATCGCCGCGGCGATGGCGCAGAGGATGCCCATCAGCGTGAAGATCCTGACGGTCACCCAGCGGGTCTTGATGCCGGCGAGTTCGGCGGCCTCCGGGTTGCCGCCGATGGCGAAGACGTAGCGGCCGAAGCGCAGGCGCGTCGAGATGAAGGTCATGACGATGCCGACGATGACAGCGATCAGCACCGGAATGGCGATGCCGTGCGAGATGAGAAGCCCGCCCTCCGGCCAGGCGATGCCGTTGGCATCGGCATATTTGCGGGCGATATTGACCGGCCAGTAATAGTGGTTGGCGATCGCGACGGCGCCGAGCACCAGCACGCAGCCGAGCACCGAGAGGAAGTACTCGGCCCAGACCGGACGCAGCGGAAAGCCGAAGCGCTTGCGCTGCTTGCGGGAATTCAGGATGGCGGCGACGATCGCGATGCACGCGAGGAGACCGACGATCCAGCTCGCCGTGGCACCGATCGAGCCCTCGGTGCCGCCGCCCATCAGGCGGAAGGTGGCATCCATCGGCGCGACCGTCTGGCCGGAAGTGACGAACCAGGTGGCGCCGCGCCAGACGAGCAGGCCGCCGAGCGTGACGATGAAGGCGGGCACGTTCAAAAAGGCGATGATCGCGCCGTGCAGCGCGCCGATCGCGGCACCGACGACCATGCCGGAGGCGAGCGTCAGGATCCAGATCGCCGGATGCTCGAGGCCGAGATATTGCGGCAGGATCTTCGCCTGCATGACCCCCATGACCATGCCGCAGAAGCCGAGCACGGAGCCGACCGAAAGGTCGATGTTGCGGGTGACGATGATCAGCACCATGCCACTCGCCATGACGGCGACCGAGGAGGTCTGCACGGTCAGGTTCCACAGGTTGCGCGGTTTCAGGAACAGGCCGTCGACGAGGCCGCCGGTCATGAGCTGGAAACCGAGCCAGATGAGCACGAGCGCGCCGACCATTCCGAGAAGACGGGTATCGATCTCGGTTGCCCGGA
It includes:
- a CDS encoding ATP-binding cassette domain-containing protein, which encodes MSEQRTPLVEMKNVSISFGGIHAVENASVDLYPGEVVALLGHNGAGKSTLIKILSGAYRRDDGEILIDGEPADINNPRDAKKYGIETIYQTLAVADNVDAAANLYLGRELRTAWGTLDDVAMEAKAREVMGRLNPNFRRFKEPVKALSGGQRQSVAIARAILFDARILIMDEPTAALGPQETAQVGELIQQLKREGLGIFLISHDIHDVFDLADRVFVMKNGRVVGEARTADVTKDEVLGMIILGKCPPAAIPGPGAMQTT
- a CDS encoding branched-chain amino acid aminotransferase, which gives rise to MAVDTSARTPTWTFVDGEWIAGNPPLIGPVSHAMWLGSTVFDGARWFDGIAPDLDLHCRRVNRSAVAMGMAATVAAEEIERLALEGVKKFDGKTAIYIKPMYWAEHGQAGSVVAPDAASTRFALCLFEAPMHTAKPHSLTLSPYRRPTPECAMTGAKTGSLYPNSGRMIVEARARGFDNALVRDMNGNVAETASSNVFMVKDGIVFTPAANRTFLAGITRARVIGLLREAGHDVREATLSVEDFMGADEIFTTGNYSKVAPVNRLDDRELQEGPVARKALELYMDWARTTRVG
- a CDS encoding sugar ABC transporter permease; translation: MADITHATQSNPARNANESAVKRFFRATEIDTRLLGMVGALVLIWLGFQLMTGGLVDGLFLKPRNLWNLTVQTSSVAVMASGMVLIIVTRNIDLSVGSVLGFCGMVMGVMQAKILPQYLGLEHPAIWILTLASGMVVGAAIGALHGAIIAFLNVPAFIVTLGGLLVWRGATWFVTSGQTVAPMDATFRLMGGGTEGSIGATASWIVGLLACIAIVAAILNSRKQRKRFGFPLRPVWAEYFLSVLGCVLVLGAVAIANHYYWPVNIARKYADANGIAWPEGGLLISHGIAIPVLIAVIVGIVMTFISTRLRFGRYVFAIGGNPEAAELAGIKTRWVTVRIFTLMGILCAIAAAISTARLNAATNAQGELDELYTIAAAVIGGTSLAGGVGTIAGAMIGALVMQSLQSGMVLLGIDSPFQRIVVGVVLVVAVWLDTVYRARAK
- a CDS encoding NAD(P)/FAD-dependent oxidoreductase, with the translated sequence MANITVLGSGFGALTTIRELRRQGVEDEITVISPRDELHYLPSSIWLPAGLRKGSALRIPLGNFFVRHRVRHVKASVTGLAGGGRTVLTDAGEFSNDQLVIATGGRFIRKLPGIEHALVPCEGIAVGEEIARRLEGMAGGTVAVGFAANPNEQSAVRGGPMFEFLFIIDTLLRRQGRRDRFKLVFFSPAARPGQRLGDKAVDGLLAEMARRGIETRLGHKMVRLEADKVVTEGGEFAADLILFMPGLTGPAWLSETDLPLSPGGMIEADEKCRVPGRPGVWVVGDSGSFKGPDWMPKQAHQADLQAKAAAANIAAVLKGRSPQTDFKPELICIVDTLDSGILVYRSKTRGFVTPRLKVFHWLKRAFERHYLKAYR
- a CDS encoding zinc-dependent alcohol dehydrogenase family protein produces the protein MRAMYYEAFEKTPEIRVLPDPTPTENGVVIKVEASGLCRSDWHGWMGHDPDIRLPHVPGHELAGVIAATGRAVMRYKVGDRVTVPFVSGCGRCGECRSGNQQVCEAQFQPGFTHWGSFAEYVAIDYADQNLVHLPEEMDFATAASLGCRFATSFRAVADQARVKGGEWVAVHGCGGVGLSAIMIAAALGANPIAIDISEEKLAFARKLGAVAAINARETDDVAGAVREITQGGAHASIDALGSPVTCFNSIKNLRRRGRHVQVGLMLGDHATPEIPMAQVIGHELEIYGSHGMQAWRYDAMLSMMAAGKLDPRQLIGREISLEEAVPALVAMDRTTDLGISVITRF
- a CDS encoding endonuclease domain-containing protein, which translates into the protein MTDTELRFWNAVRAHRLDGLGFRRQLPIAGYIADFACPALRLVVEIDGAGHTEDRMIRKDAERDRRLRELDWSVLRLSNEDVERRLDEVCTHILRIAAGRRNTSLHDTPPSVTS